The following nucleotide sequence is from Zingiber officinale cultivar Zhangliang chromosome 10A, Zo_v1.1, whole genome shotgun sequence.
CAATTGAATGCTTTAAATGATTTTATTACTTTACAAATGCAAAAATGACAAATTTCAAAGTATAGGAATTTACCCGATTTTAATGTCTATTGAAAGAAGAAAGATGATACATGCCATCAAGTTGCAATTTCTAGCATCCTTCCTAAGAGTTACTGCATGAAGCTAATACTCATTAAAACAAATAAGTAAAATGTGTAGGCACTTCTGTCATTACCTCACCTCTATAGGGCAAAGACTAAAAGGTTACTCTTACCATATAGAGTAGTAGCTGGCATCACTTGCAACTCCCCATGGTAAGCAAAAGACAATGGTAACATTTCTGGCTTCTTCATTGCTCTGTTTGAATATGTTGCCAGACAATTTTTAACATAAAAGACAACAAGAAAAATATCAATAAGCACTTCTGTCATAACCTCACATCTATAAGAGAGACACTAGTAGCTGGCGTAAGTTGTGATTCCCCTTGGTAAGCCAAAGATGATGATAACAACTTAGATTACAAGAGACAATATCAATAAAAGATTCACATTAAAACATAGAAACAAACAGATGAGAATAATATCTTGAATCAATCTACTAACTACCTAGATTCAATTGGCAAATCATGAGCAATGTTCTATAAACAACTTAAGGAAACCTGAGGATTGAGAACCTCAGTGTACAAGAATGATAGGTGGCAAGTCTCTGACAGATAAATTAGAGTCCTGAAAATTAGTTAACTGAAGCTCCTATTGACAAGTGTTCCGTCATTACTATTTGTTCTCTTTTCTTAATCCATGTTTATCCCAACTACTTTAGGTTGGTTAAATGGATCTTATCCTTTTGTTGAGCTTTATACAAGAATATATCactaaaagggcagcccggtgcaggGAAGGATGCATTGAATGCAGCCTTACCCTGTTTTTTACACGAGactattttcagaattcgaacccgtgacctttaggtcacaaagcaataactttaccgttgcactAAACTTCCCTTCCAAGAATATATCACTAGTAATCTTTAAATCAAATAAGTCATGTTATATTACAAGAACTCGAAAAAATCTAGCCTCCCTCTACCCATTATCCCTTCCACTCCAACTGATTCAGCTCATCTAAATATAGATCTGTTGGTTCTCTTTAGTCATGCCCATACTATCTCATTCATTTAATCATTTTTGAACCTACACCTAATTGCTCTTAGACAATAATGTTCTTATTTTATCTTTGGTAGTAGCCGGAAGCATCCGTGTtagcatttatttattttttgatattaGGTAGACAGCCTTCCCCCCTAATTTGCCTactcagaaaatgaaaaaaaaaaaaaaacaaagagagatGAATATTCTGCTTGTCGGCTTCTGAGTGTGTATACGATGTGCTTAAGTTTTGTTAAATTAGCTTTAGTACATATTATTTCCTGTTAGCCCAGCACCCTAATCCATAAAACATGGCAAGTTTTTCCACAACTTTACCATTTTAGCCAAAGGGGAAAACGAGATAATGCATGCACTTCAAGATGCTGATCTCCATTCCAATAATCCACTCTTTTTACTACCTCTTCATCAATACTATTGTCTGTTTGATAATGAAtcaagatatctaatctcttaaTTAAGAGAATTTCAATGTCCATtgatttttaattgttccttgattCTTTTGCTTATTACTCAAACCACAATTCATATACTCAATATCGGTTCAACTTAATACCCTGACTTTTACAGCTTTTGTTCCATAATTCAAGTTTTAATCAATTAACACAATATCATCTGCGAATAGTATACACTAAAGAAGTGTATCTTGAATATAATTGATGAGTTCTTGTAAGTACTAAtgatgtttaaaattttgagtcgTGTTGGAGTTCCGATTTATGACTGGAACAATATTGTTTCCGTATTGTGCCATACTGATACAATTTTGGtactttttttaatataaaatatattaattaaaaaaatattattataatatttaattaCTATAAGTACTTActattaggttaaattaatattttaaaaattaggatTGCATAAAAgtcaatttaaaattaactaaagtaagtttaaattaaattaaatttattttaatcagtTTAAGGAGGAAATTTTTTCCCCATGTATTTaaggaagaaaagaataaaaaaattaatacagggaaaaaggaaaaaaagaattttttcccCCCATGTGTTCAAGgagaaaaagaattaaaaaaaaataaaatatagggAGGGATTAACCATTAAAAAAAGacagttaaaaaaataaagaaaaaataaatattgaaACAAAACCCAACGGCTTCACGCGACCATCACGGCCTTGCCAATCGACGGGCAGAACAATAAATTCCGTCCATGCTGACCAGTACAGTACGAGATTTTAGACTATAGTACTTATGCAAAATGATAGGAGCTTAGAGTTGATCAATGAGATAAACATAAAAACTATCCAATGTACTGCAAGTAGTTTTCCTATCAACTACATTTTGAATCATATTGAATATCACATCAATACCtattaaatattcttttcttcTCTAAGCATCACCATAAATAATGGTCTAGAAATATTGTTCATATGAGTCATCAACTTGATTCAACTATAACAGTGTTATTGTATAGCCAATAAACATGGATTCAAGAGATCTTCTTTCAAGTCTCTTAGTTAACATTATATTAGTAGTGACAAGATTTCAAGGAATATGCAAAATTGATCAGCTCTAGTAAAATTGATCAGCTCTATACAAAGATATATGAATTAAGCATTACAACAGAATTGATATAAATTTACAAGTTTACGAATAGAAATCATCAAATGCAGCTTCTGAATGTGGACTATCTGACATTAATGAATATAAAATTTCATTCTCAGATCAAGTTTTTATGTCAGTTGTTCTTGCCGCTCTTATTCGGGAAACAAAACTCTCTCCAACACTGCCTAAGTCATTACTTGCAACTAATTTTGTGCCAAAGCATTGATAAAACATGTTCAGTCGGTTATCATTGCCATCAATTTCAGTCATTTCCAAAACATTTTTCTTTGGAATCAAGCAATAAAGGAATGGAGAACCATTGTCGATTCCCACTCGGACCAATGAAATAGAGTCAGGGCCTGTAGAACATGGATCATAAAGAACAGAAAAATTACCAAAAGAGAGGTCCGGTGTTTGAAAGAAATTGTCCAAATTTGACATATCTTCTTTCACATCCACTACATTCATGACTGGAAATATTGACCGCTTCCTAGCAGCCCTAGCTATATTAGCTGCTTCCCTGAAACCACTAAGCAAAGCTCCATGCATGGTAGCGGGATACCTCCTATTGGTTGCCTCACCAGCAAAGAATACCCTTCCATTGCCCACACTCTCGGCCAAAATGTCATAATCATCCCCAGAAGATCCAATAGCAACATAAGAATATGATCCATAAGTAAACTTATCCGAACCCCATCTAGTGCATATCACCTGAAGAGGCTTTGGGACCTTGATCCCCTTGGGCAAAAAAATTTCCCTAATAACTTCCAATACCCTCTCAACATTTTCCTGCGCAGATGTTCTCTCAAATTTAGTAGCAGCCTCCCCTGCAACAAGGGCAACGAGAAGTGGTCCTCCTGCAACTGAGGAATAACTATAGAACAGAAAGAATTCACCACGATTACTTGAATCCTCTGTTAAGTGCCCAAAAGTATCAAGCTCACCATCCCAAAAAACATGGGGAAACAACATTAAAACCTTATTAAGTAATCCAAAACCCAGTCTTTTGATAGCATCTTGCTTCTCTCGTGGTAGTTCAGGCACAAACTCAATGCATTCCTTCTTGAGAACCCCCAAGGGAACAGTACATAATGCCATGTCACCACGAAAAATTTGCCCACCAGCATACACCATCACCCCATCACATCCATACTGGATTCGGTTGACTGTCCTTCCATAGAAGATAGGAATGCCCTCTGCAAGAGCTCGAATGAAGCGCCCATTGCCACCAGGAATGAAACAGTGATCACCGCCCATCTCATAGGGGTCATCTTGGTCCCAGTGGTCCATGGAGAGGTCTGAGAGTGGGGCGGCATTGGCATACTCGAGGTTGGCAAGGTGCCAATCAAGTAACATCCTTTCCTCCAAAGAATCAGCAATACCATAAGCTTTGCGAAAGGACTCTAGGGCAGTCCCAAGGGAGGCATCCATGCACTTGAGCTCATCAATAATGGCATGCCGGAACTTGCACACCTTTTCAAGAAGCTGGTTGAATGCTTTTTCAAGGCTCTTGTCGATGTCAGTGTCCACTGGTCGGCCATCAGGGAGGTACAGAGGACACAAGTCGCGAATCTTGTGGAGAGGGAAGCCAAGCTGACGAGCAAGAACACCGAAAGGATTGCCGTTGATGCCAGTGAGCACGCTGCCACCGAGATCAGCAGCTGCAACGACAGCCGGCGTGGTGGAGGAAGATTCCATCTTTTTGGTGTAGACACGTCCCCCCGGGCGACGGCGGCCCTCAAAGATAGCGACCTTGAAGCCGAATGAAAGCAGGTGGCGAGCGGCTCCCAAGCCAGCGAGGCCAGCGCCAACTATCAGGACGGAGGGTGCGGGAAGGGTTGGCAGGCGCTTCGGAGGAGCAGCGATGATAGAGGGGGCCAGGCCGAAGTTGATGAAGCCATGTTCTAACAAGAAACTGTAGGCGGCAGAGACGAGCACTCGGTGCTCTGATCGAATCGCCTCCATGGAGTGAGCCTCCGTGATCCACATCGAGGGATTCGATCGCCACCTGGCGATGATGTGGTTGCGGACGACGATGTAGTTAGCCTGCGAAGCCCCGCCAAGAACAGGAACCACATTTGCCTCGATCTCCTCTTCGGTGAGGGAATCGACAGGGAAACCGACCGCACTGGCAGTCAGCGCCTCGACGTCGAGCTCGCGCGCAAGGCGGAGGGAGGACGACGGTGGGCGGCCGCGGCCTCGCCGGACGGGGCCGGAGTCGTTGATCTGCATCTGAATCATCTCGTCGATGAGCTTCTCGCTGTAGATCACGGATGAGGAGCGAGTGGAGGGGGGACGGAGGGTGCGGAGCCGTGCGGTGGGGACCATCTCCGGGAACTGCTTCTTGCGGCGGCGGCGCTTCCGACCGGATAAGGAACCCACAGCGGGAGAAGATGTAGGAGGGTGGACATCGGCGGAGGACGAAGGCGGGGGAAGGGCGGCGAGGGGAGAGACGAGAATAACGGCCTTAGTATCGAGATCAGAAgcagggagaggaggaagaggaggaggaacaCCCGGAGATACATCATGAGAAGAGGGAACCACTTTCTCCTCCGCCATGGTTTTCTCTACCCTCTCGCTGCCAAACCCTGGAATTCTGTATTTAAGTCCTCAGTGCGTAGCACAGCTAGGGGCGTGTTTTCGTGGTCTAAAGGTCCAGGATTAAATCTTTGGATGCGCTTTTAGTTATGTATCTGTATTTAGTATTTACTTCATTTTATATCCATGGGACCGACTCTAGGAGAGCCACTGGACCGACTCTAGGAGAGCCACTGATGTGatgattctattttttttttttaaattcggtACTTGAAATCTAGCCGTCAAGATTTCACTTGAAAGTTGAAACTTAGTATATTGAGTGATTAgggattaagattttttttttttaacgagGGGttgatctatatatatatatatatattttttgtttttttggtttttttttttttataaagaggGTTGATCTCTAGACTTATTATTATAagtatttcttaatttatcttgatatctatattaaaaatatatatatatatatgagatcaGACAAAATCAATGATCCTAGTATTATTTAGTATAAGGTGCCAACTTAAAATTTTAGCATTCAGTCcgacaaaaatttatttatattcgttcaattcatataaaatcaattaaataaataaatttgaataacttattaaattaaatgaacaaaatTAAATACATATGACGAATCTCTTATCCGCAAATTACAGACAAGGGAATAGTCTATTTTTTTAGACTCTTGATTTAGATGGACACTACCTATTTAAAGATGggatccatccaaatcaagggtcctcATGCAATGGATCATCTCCTGATCCGCAATTGAAGGACCAGATAATCCCTACTATATGTGATCAGCTCATTAATATTATGAATTGAGAgttcataaaaataataaatatacaaagaaacttttaaaatgaacaaatagatttgtattatcaaactcaataaaaaaatttaaaataagttttaaatataaaagtttcaaataattaaaaaaaacttaacttaagAGATTGATAATATCTTAATGAACCAAACTCAAACTAAATTTAAACAAAACTcaaatctataaaaaaaatatgacaaaCTTGAACGatcatttcttttctttataagcTCATCCCATTACTATATATATTAAATTGTAGACTGTTCGTTGTAGAATGGTCCGCGACATTGTTATCGGGGCGCTATAATTGATCCAAGCGCCCCAATTGAAATGcgtagcatttttttttttttgtttatttttttagctaTGGGATTAGGCAATTAGATTTTGACTTTAGGATTTAGGGGTTGGGTTATAGtttcaagtaaaaaaatatttaaaattaaaaaaattaggtgCTCATgggtataatatatatatttagagtGTCACCTAATATTTaggatttaaagaattttttatttttttaaaaaataaataaataaaaagaatcaaggCGCCTGTATCATTCCAAGAGGCTCAACAACACAGATCAAACCATCTAGCTAAACAATTCACATAAATatcaagatatatatatatatatatatatatatatatatatatatatatatatatatatatatatatatatatatatatatatatatatatatatatatatacaaaagtgTTATACTGCGCGACTTCGTTTCCGCGCTTGTGCGCGACTTCTGCGCTGGCACGTGACGTGGCCTCTCTTCCCTTCTGcgttgtttttttttctatttctcaCCTAACGTTTTGACTTTTGATCCTTTTTTTTGCTTTTTCGTTTTTTCCACAGAGCACGTCTttcatcatcgcctccaaagCCGATCGGCTCTGCAAAAGCGAAAACTAGGGCAACCCTCTTTCGCTGCCGCGGCGTCGTCCTCACCATGCGCCCTTGTTCCTCGCGCGACAAACCTTCGACGAGAAGCTAGGGCATTGGTATTTTGCCGTAGTCGCCACTGTCCTTGCCCTATTTTGCCGTCGCGATGCCGTACTTGCCGCTCCGGTGTTCCTCGATCTCAGATCCTCGTGCGACCACAAAGCTTCCAAATCGCGCGCCTCAGTACCACCCCATTGTTCTCGCTATCGACTTCTCACCGCAACCCCTCTCTGTGAGAATGCTTGTTCATAGTTTTCCTCTCTTTCCATCTTAGGGCTTAAAGTATTGTCTGATTTAATCACATTGGTTATGATGAATTCCTCTTGCATGTTCCTGTAGGGTTGCTGTCCATCTTGTGTCATCTGTACTATTCATAGTTGTTTTCATACTGGCTACATACAAATGCAAGCCTTCAAACAATTTATGGCCTTCTTTATTTGGAGTTACGACTAGCAAATAAGTTAGATTGGTCAGATTCTAAGGTGAGTATGGTGATCTTCTGTGTTACTTGATTAAGCAATGCAGTGCTGAATTTTGGATTATCATGTTTGACTCTTGCTAACTGCTGCAAATTTTGGAAAAGTAGCTTGTATTGGGACTTTTCAAAGTAGTTGTTATTTAATCTGGGAAGGTTTAAATTATGCTAGAAGAGACAACATCCATTATAACTTGAGGACAGTTGTTGTCTCGTCTAGCATTATTTGAACCCTTACAGAGTAGTTATCATTTGACCTATTCAACAGATGCCTTAATTTATAGGCTAAGGTTTTATGTTCCACTGACCTCACAATGCTTGAAAATTTAAGATGTTTGAATAATATAATTCATTTTAGTTTTTACTACCATATTGAAAATTAGAGAATTTTTTATAATCTCAAACAGTTGAAATATTCCTGGTATAAGAAACTAGTGATAACTTATATTCTTTTGGTTCTACAATTTACAGGAAACTTGCAAAACTTCGACTAACAATCTATGGTAAATCATTTGATTTAAGTTCTAATATTTTGTTTATATAAGATTCTGAATGTTTTTTAAAATGTAGGGGAAAACATATATTGTATTTGTTGGACGTAAACCGGGAATTTATGAAACGTGGGTAGAAGCTTCTGATCATGTTAATGGCTTTAAGGGCACCATACACAAATCTTTCAAAACTAGAGAGGAGGCACAAAAAACATATGAGGAATACTTTGAAAAAagatttgcaccaacttcctttgcatCTAGTCCAAATAAAATATCATTTGCAACTTCAAGTTCAAGGTCAAGTTCAGATTTGGagagaaaactttcaaaaactgaaaaaattattaagttaaaagaTGCATTAAAAGAGATAGAGCATCAGTTAGattctcttatgatcagtgatgataatgatgatgattagGCATGTTGTTTGAAGTCGTTATATGACTTAAAGTTCAAACACTGCTTTTAGTTTgagttgttacaagtattgtatcAAAATTAAAACGATGATTTAATCTAAATTGCTTTATCTACGTTGTTATAAGTAATGTGATTAAGTTGTGGATTTGCTTCATGGGATGTGCTTCAAAAACGTATTACACTGCTTCATTGGATGTCCCTACATCGACAAAATATTGCACGAGATGCTGTCTTTATTGTTTGATCTAATCATTTTCATTTAGCAGCTTATGCTTGCCTGCCTACGAAGTCTTGTTCATATACTTGATATGGAAAGGTAGACATGGGATGCCTACTGTCTTTTTGCACTCGAGTTCAATATTTTCTTCTCATATTATCATCATGATCTTCTTTTGTTATTAGTTATTTATTTCTAGTGATTCGTTGTTTTGCTTATTGATTGGTTGAAGGACATAAGTCATCAATTACTTAGCCTATAAAAGTCTCCATGATGATGTTGATAGGAGACAGAATGGTCCAAGATCAAGTAGCAATCACTTATTGCAATGTATGTTCAAGAAATAAAcggagaattaaataaaaataaacattgtCTATAGAATGTCACACAATCAAACACCTTTCCTTCAATTTGAGATTAACAGGATACAATTAGCAATAGAGGCGGCGGTTGgactttttttttacatttttttctacTTCTTTATACACATGGGATAACTCAATGTTAATTGAGATTCATACAATTGCAACCTAAATCTTTAGCTATTAACCATCTAACTGCAATCCATTACAAATTACATCAGCAAGGAGGCAAATTTACCTCCAAACTGTGGAAAACGAAACAAACAGACATTAGAAATGGACTGGTTCCATCACAGCTATGGAATCGGACGACATCAACAAGCAAGACTTTCTGATCACTTCACAACTATGGAATTGGATGGCATCGACAAGCAAGACTTTAAGATGTGCATTCGTCTGTGATCTGAACATTGAACCACAAAACACTTCAATGATCATAATTTGGATGCTCCATCTTTAAGTCCAAAGAAGCTTGCTCTAGAACAATAGCTAGCCATACATACAATCCCAGCTAATGGCAGGCCAattaatcaaaaggaaaaggaagaggaataCATATATCTATCGAGCCTTCGCAAGGGATTGGGCTGATCAACTAGAGACCCCATGTAAGAGCTTAACACATCCTAGGCAGCTTAGTTTCCCATATGTGCGCCTTACCCAATCATGTAGAACAACATGAACAGGTATAGAGGGGTTGAGACCAAGTTCCTATAAATAAAACGAGAGATGCTTCAATTAGCATGTATCCTGCAAAGATTAACATCAGAGGTAGTAAaacctttaaaaacataaataattACTACACTGCAGTATTTATGACATAAACACCGATATAAATTGTTAATGCATGGCCCATTAATCTCATTTTTTCAACCATGCAACATTTTACCTCTAAAAAGGATTAAGTACATAATTACATGGATCCAAGTGCAAATAAACATCCCAGGATAAATACAAAACCCCTCCAAGAGAAAATCTGCAACTGTCATAATTCCATCGGAGAGAATCTAGTAGTGCCATAATTTCAGCTTAAATCCAGTCTCAAATCACTGAACATACTTTAAAACTAAGTAGATTGGTGGTTTGGACCCTAGCCGAATCAATCCCGGCATTCACAACAGATACAAAATGAGAGTTCACAACAAATACACAAATGTGAAACATATGAAGCTTGTTTAAACAGATACAGAAATAATTAAAGAGGTCATAACAGTCTGCTCAAATATGAAAAGTATCAAGTTGGTTCAATGTCTCTCCAAGCACTAGGTTTGGgacttcatcatcttctccaCCGTTAGATGCAACAGCTTCAGATTCAGGTGTTTGTCTATGCAACTCCTCCATGAACATCTATAAGCACAACTAAAGCTAACATAAGTGTAATAgccaataaattaaaaataaattgtacAGGCATCTTCTATGGAACTAAATAGACATAATTaacaaaagtaaaaaagaaacctTTAAAGTTGATCTGACAATTGCTAGCGCATATTGTTATAACCTACAATAATAAagacaaatattatttttaatatttcaatcaatcaaccagcaattttaaattaaacttggatagTCCTTGCTTGCTATTGATGCCAATTCTTCTTCGTATGTGTCATCATCGTTGTTATGATGATTATCCAAAGTTGATCTGTTAATCAGCACATTGTCATATTTATACAATTTAATAAAGGTAATTAATTTGCAAATAAAATTATCATACAAATAGAGAATTAATTGACACATACCCTTGTAAATTTGGACAATTACGCTTATCATGTGACACACTCGATGCCCACATCCATGACATAACCGAGACTTTGAGGTTaacttctcctttgatgatttcaacCTCTTCCCACATCTCTTTGTTCTTACTAAAGAAGGATCCATAATATTAGGGGACTCATCAATAGATTTCTTCCTTTGACCTCTATTGTCACATGTTCTACTAatcttcatctcttgaattttactgTAGATATAATCCAATTGTTCATCTAAGAAGTTTTTCCCCTCAtc
It contains:
- the LOC122027001 gene encoding lysine-specific histone demethylase 1 homolog 1-like isoform X2 — its product is MAEEKVVPSSHDVSPGVPPPLPPLPASDLDTKAVILVSPLAALPPPSSSADVHPPTSSPAVGSLSGRKRRRRKKQFPEMVPTARLRTLRPPSTRSSSVIYSEKLIDEMIQMQINDSGPVRRGRGRPPSSSLRLARELDVEALTASAVGFPVDSLTEEEIEANVVPVLGGASQANYIVVRNHIIARWRSNPSMWITEAHSMEAIRSEHRVLVSAAYSFLLEHGFINFGLAPSIIAAPPKRLPTLPAPSVLIVGAGLAGLGAARHLLSFGFKVAIFEGRRRPGGRVYTKKMESSSTTPAVVAAADLGGSVLTGINGNPFGVLARQLGFPLHKIRDLCPLYLPDGRPVDTDIDKSLEKAFNQLLEKVCKFRHAIIDELKCMDASLGTALESFRKAYGIADSLEERMLLDWHLANLEYANAAPLSDLSMDHWDQDDPYEMGGDHCFIPGGNGRFIRALAEGIPIFYGRTVNRIQYGCDGVMVYAGGQIFRGDMALCTVPLGVLKKECIEFVPELPREKQDAIKRLGFGLLNKVLMLFPHVFWDGELDTFGHLTEDSSNRGEFFLFYSYSSVAGGPLLVALVAGEAATKFERTSAQENVERVLEVIREIFLPKGIKVPKPLQVICTRWGSDKFTYGSYSYVAIGSSGDDYDILAESVGNGRVFFAGEATNRRYPATMHGALLSGFREAANIARAARKRSIFPVMNVVDVKEDMSNLDNFFQTPDLSFEQ
- the LOC122027001 gene encoding lysine-specific histone demethylase 1 homolog 1-like isoform X1, translating into MAEEKVVPSSHDVSPGVPPPLPPLPASDLDTKAVILVSPLAALPPPSSSADVHPPTSSPAVGSLSGRKRRRRKKQFPEMVPTARLRTLRPPSTRSSSVIYSEKLIDEMIQMQINDSGPVRRGRGRPPSSSLRLARELDVEALTASAVGFPVDSLTEEEIEANVVPVLGGASQANYIVVRNHIIARWRSNPSMWITEAHSMEAIRSEHRVLVSAAYSFLLEHGFINFGLAPSIIAAPPKRLPTLPAPSVLIVGAGLAGLGAARHLLSFGFKVAIFEGRRRPGGRVYTKKMESSSTTPAVVAAADLGGSVLTGINGNPFGVLARQLGFPLHKIRDLCPLYLPDGRPVDTDIDKSLEKAFNQLLEKVCKFRHAIIDELKCMDASLGTALESFRKAYGIADSLEERMLLDWHLANLEYANAAPLSDLSMDHWDQDDPYEMGGDHCFIPGGNGRFIRALAEGIPIFYGRTVNRIQYGCDGVMVYAGGQIFRGDMALCTVPLGVLKKECIEFVPELPREKQDAIKRLGFGLLNKVLMLFPHVFWDGELDTFGHLTEDSSNRGEFFLFYSYSSVAGGPLLVALVAGEAATKFERTSAQENVERVLEVIREIFLPKGIKVPKPLQVICTRWGSDKFTYGSYSYVAIGSSGDDYDILAESVGNGRVFFAGEATNRRYPATMHGALLSGFREAANIARAARKRSIFPVMNVVDVKEDMSNLDNFFQTPDLSFVVIIIFGLPRGITTYASY